A window from Lachnoanaerobaculum umeaense encodes these proteins:
- a CDS encoding sugar O-acetyltransferase, which yields MSEKEKMLAGKIYDPTDEELVRLRMKAHRLSQQYNTLFEDDGLRDTIIDELIPNKGKGLYLQGPIYFDYGVFTSFGANCYANFNFTVLDVCPVTIGDNVFFGPNCSLMTPLHPIRWQERNIKYKADSSAYDDEYGKPITIGSNCWIAANVVITGGVTIGKGSVIAAGSVVTKDIPANSLAAGNPCRVIREITEEDSIKYKSELY from the coding sequence ATGAGCGAAAAGGAAAAGATGCTAGCAGGAAAGATATACGATCCCACTGATGAAGAGCTTGTCAGATTGAGAATGAAAGCTCATAGACTTTCGCAACAGTACAATACTTTATTCGAAGATGACGGTTTGCGAGATACTATTATAGATGAACTGATACCTAATAAAGGAAAAGGTTTATATTTACAGGGTCCGATTTACTTTGACTATGGAGTCTTTACAAGTTTTGGTGCGAACTGTTATGCGAATTTTAATTTTACAGTACTTGATGTATGCCCTGTCACTATAGGTGATAATGTATTTTTTGGGCCAAATTGTAGTCTTATGACACCGCTCCATCCTATCAGATGGCAGGAGAGAAATATAAAGTACAAAGCAGACTCCAGTGCATATGATGATGAATATGGAAAGCCTATTACTATAGGGTCAAACTGCTGGATTGCGGCGAATGTTGTGATAACAGGAGGGGTAACAATAGGAAAGGGCAGTGTAATAGCTGCCGGCAGTGTTGTTACAAAGGATATTCCCGCAAATTCACTTGCAGCAGGAAATCCTTGTAGAGTGATCAGGGAGATAACAGAAGAAGACTCTATAAAATATAAGAGCGAATTATACTAA
- a CDS encoding YitT family protein — protein sequence MNKEIIKEWSKDIIVDIIAGIFMGIGTYCFAAAFKFPMVGFTGLALIIYQLAGVPVGIGTIILNIPFAILSYKELGKKFLLKSIKSIFITSIMIDIVAKVFPIYQGEYMLAAICTGIISASGYAMIFMRDSSTGGADFIMVLIHHFFPHFSLGKIALVIDSIIIVLGVVLVSKSINSLIYGLIIAYLVAAVLDKAMDGLTAGKLIMIICDKPKDMAKEISKLIDRGSTYLKAEGSYTETERDVVMCACATKEVHTVRQAAKKLDPNSFVIILDSNEVAGEGFRHL from the coding sequence ATGAATAAGGAAATAATAAAAGAGTGGTCAAAAGATATCATAGTTGATATCATAGCAGGAATTTTTATGGGAATAGGAACATATTGCTTTGCAGCAGCATTTAAATTCCCAATGGTCGGATTTACCGGATTGGCACTTATCATATATCAATTAGCAGGGGTACCTGTTGGAATAGGAACAATAATACTCAATATACCATTTGCAATATTGTCATATAAGGAACTGGGAAAGAAATTTTTGCTTAAATCTATTAAGTCAATATTTATAACTTCTATAATGATAGATATTGTGGCGAAAGTCTTTCCAATTTATCAAGGTGAGTATATGCTGGCGGCAATCTGTACAGGAATCATATCTGCATCAGGATATGCAATGATATTTATGAGAGATTCCTCTACAGGAGGAGCTGATTTTATAATGGTTTTGATACACCATTTCTTTCCACATTTTTCATTGGGAAAGATAGCATTAGTTATAGATTCAATTATAATTGTACTTGGTGTAGTTTTGGTTTCAAAGAGTATTAACAGTTTGATTTATGGACTTATTATAGCGTATCTGGTTGCAGCAGTACTTGATAAGGCAATGGATGGACTTACAGCAGGTAAGCTTATTATGATTATTTGTGATAAACCAAAGGATATGGCAAAAGAGATATCAAAGCTTATTGACAGAGGATCAACATATCTTAAGGCAGAGGGAAGTTATACTGAAACAGAAAGGGATGTAGTAATGTGTGCTTGTGCAACAAAGGAAGTACATACAGTAAGACAGGCGGCAAAAAAACTGGATCCCAATTCTTTTGTAATCATACTGGATTCAAATGAGGTAGCAGGAGAGGGATTCAGACATTTATAG
- a CDS encoding Cof-type HAD-IIB family hydrolase, whose translation MNIFEEKKIKVSEAVLALDLDGTLTNSKKEITENTKAAIDKFIKGGGTVVLASGRPTFGVSPVAKTLGLEKKGGYILAYNGGYFYDCKNDKELFMRELTHEYLPILEEQAKHFGVNLMTYNYDKAYALDIEEQYYMLEIKINNFIRVKVDPLAPQITFPIIKCLMTAPGDHLAKVEKEMKKLWEGKLNIVRSEPYFLEITEVGIDKANTLLNMTNKIGKDTKNLVCCGDGFNDLSMIQAAGIGVAMANAQEKVRQAADYITRSNDDDGIVDVIDNLFYWNR comes from the coding sequence ATGAATATATTTGAAGAGAAGAAGATAAAGGTAAGTGAAGCTGTTTTGGCACTGGATCTGGACGGTACATTGACAAATTCAAAAAAGGAGATAACTGAGAATACTAAAGCTGCCATAGATAAATTTATAAAGGGAGGAGGTACAGTAGTACTTGCTTCAGGCAGGCCAACATTTGGAGTTAGTCCGGTGGCAAAGACACTTGGACTTGAAAAGAAGGGCGGCTATATACTTGCATACAATGGAGGCTACTTCTATGATTGTAAAAATGACAAAGAGTTGTTTATGAGGGAACTTACACATGAATATCTTCCTATACTGGAAGAACAGGCAAAGCATTTTGGTGTAAATCTTATGACTTACAATTATGATAAGGCATATGCACTGGATATAGAGGAGCAATATTATATGCTGGAGATCAAGATAAATAACTTTATAAGAGTGAAAGTTGATCCACTTGCACCACAGATTACATTTCCAATTATAAAATGCCTAATGACTGCACCCGGAGATCACCTTGCCAAAGTGGAAAAGGAGATGAAAAAATTATGGGAAGGGAAGTTGAATATAGTTCGTTCAGAGCCATATTTCTTAGAGATTACAGAGGTAGGTATAGATAAAGCGAATACTCTTTTAAATATGACAAATAAGATCGGCAAGGATACAAAGAATCTTGTTTGCTGTGGTGACGGATTCAATGATTTGTCAATGATTCAGGCTGCCGGCATAGGAGTGGCAATGGCAAATGCTCAGGAGAAAGTGCGTCAGGCAGCAGACTATATTACAAGGTCTAATGATGATGATGGCATAGTAGATGTGATTGATAATCTTTTTTATTGGAATAGGTAA
- a CDS encoding TIGR04076 family protein gives MNRGKRPKIKITITDRRGKMGCHRGHHVGEVFDYDEDRGKICPMAMHCAFPYIDILRYGGSLPGQPEGCAEFCCSDADVILVFKAEMEK, from the coding sequence ATGAACAGAGGAAAGCGTCCAAAAATAAAAATAACTATTACAGATCGTAGGGGGAAGATGGGATGTCATAGAGGGCATCATGTTGGAGAGGTGTTTGATTATGATGAGGACAGGGGGAAGATTTGTCCTATGGCAATGCACTGTGCCTTTCCATATATTGATATTTTAAGATATGGTGGCAGTTTACCGGGACAACCTGAGGGATGTGCAGAGTTTTGTTGCTCAGATGCAGATGTTATTTTGGTTTTTAAGGCTGAGATGGAAAAATAG
- a CDS encoding Eco57I restriction-modification methylase domain-containing protein — translation MKKIIDIKANPISSLLKVLLQDKTSKKNIIWATDTYEEYGEGFLDYEQISAGFLVYHADIIKPRIKKTLEAQADRTKKKAEVFTPAWLCNKMNNYCDEEWFGRKNIFNIENDDNTWTVIEEKVEFENNTWQEYVDSKRLEITCGEAPYLVSRYDVVSGEFIEPTKRRIGILDRKLRVVNENSDKHDTWFKWVLRAFESVYGYEYQGDNLLIARINMLLTFTDYYEERWKKEPDDKLLNDVAKRIVWNIWQMDGLKATLPLGKPYKEFYQISFFDNTEDTKVEEKKTIPCKIYDWRRGCSRLFKKLEDMRMGKKVFDYIIGNPPYQEPTDSDSTRMPPVYNNFMDATYKIADKVELIHPARFLFNAGYTPQKWNEKMLNDKHFKILKYESDCTKFFKNTLIKGGIVISYRDIQSDFGAIGTFTQFNEMKLILKKVKEKAVKYLDEIISSPLSFKVSDVMIRENPRLIPRLRSSSFVALSDIFTNNIPNDGKEYIKMIGLENGKRTSKYIRRDYIIDLSGTLDKYTCLEAKANGSGVFGEILSSTIIAEPGVGYLQTFIGIGQYDNEIEAHNTKKYIYTKFTRAMLGILKITQDCPGPKWAYVPLQDFTPDSDIDWGKSIHEIDLQLYKKYDLDEEEIEFIETHVKEMS, via the coding sequence GTGAAAAAGATAATAGATATAAAGGCTAATCCTATAAGTTCTCTTTTGAAAGTATTGTTACAGGATAAAACATCAAAAAAAAATATAATATGGGCAACTGATACATATGAAGAGTATGGTGAAGGATTCTTGGATTATGAGCAAATAAGTGCAGGATTTCTTGTCTATCATGCTGATATTATAAAGCCAAGAATAAAGAAGACTTTGGAAGCACAGGCAGACAGAACGAAAAAGAAAGCTGAGGTTTTTACTCCTGCTTGGCTTTGCAATAAGATGAATAATTACTGTGATGAAGAATGGTTTGGTAGAAAGAATATTTTTAATATTGAAAATGATGACAATACTTGGACGGTTATAGAAGAAAAAGTAGAGTTTGAGAATAATACCTGGCAAGAATATGTGGATTCAAAAAGACTTGAGATAACTTGTGGAGAGGCACCATATTTAGTTTCAAGGTATGATGTAGTAAGCGGAGAATTTATAGAGCCTACAAAAAGAAGGATAGGTATACTTGATAGAAAGCTTAGAGTAGTAAATGAAAATTCAGATAAACATGATACTTGGTTTAAATGGGTATTAAGAGCGTTTGAATCGGTATATGGTTACGAATATCAGGGCGATAATCTTTTAATAGCAAGAATCAATATGCTATTGACATTCACAGATTACTATGAGGAGCGTTGGAAAAAAGAACCCGATGATAAATTGCTTAATGATGTAGCAAAAAGGATAGTGTGGAATATATGGCAGATGGATGGTCTAAAAGCCACATTACCACTTGGAAAGCCATATAAAGAGTTCTATCAAATATCTTTTTTTGATAATACTGAAGATACAAAAGTGGAAGAAAAAAAAACAATTCCCTGCAAAATATATGACTGGAGAAGAGGCTGTTCAAGACTATTTAAAAAGCTGGAGGATATGAGAATGGGAAAGAAAGTATTTGATTATATAATTGGAAATCCACCGTATCAAGAACCTACGGATTCGGATAGTACACGTATGCCACCTGTGTATAATAATTTTATGGATGCCACATATAAAATTGCCGATAAGGTAGAGCTAATTCATCCAGCACGATTTTTATTTAATGCAGGTTATACTCCTCAAAAATGGAATGAAAAGATGTTAAATGACAAACATTTTAAAATATTAAAATATGAATCAGACTGTACTAAATTTTTTAAAAATACACTTATAAAAGGAGGAATTGTAATCTCATATAGAGATATTCAATCTGATTTTGGAGCTATTGGTACATTTACACAATTTAATGAAATGAAATTGATATTAAAAAAAGTAAAGGAAAAAGCAGTAAAGTACTTAGATGAAATTATTTCATCACCACTTAGTTTTAAAGTATCTGATGTAATGATTAGAGAAAATCCCAGACTAATACCAAGATTAAGGAGTAGCTCATTTGTAGCTCTTTCAGATATTTTTACTAATAATATTCCAAATGATGGAAAAGAATATATTAAAATGATAGGTCTTGAAAATGGGAAGAGAACATCTAAATATATAAGACGAGACTATATTATTGATTTGAGTGGAACATTAGATAAATATACTTGTTTGGAAGCAAAAGCTAATGGCTCAGGAGTTTTTGGAGAAATACTTTCATCCACGATTATAGCTGAGCCAGGAGTAGGGTATTTACAGACATTTATTGGAATTGGACAATATGATAATGAGATAGAAGCACATAATACTAAAAAATATATATATACCAAATTTACGAGAGCAATGTTAGGTATATTAAAAATAACACAAGATTGCCCTGGACCTAAGTGGGCATATGTTCCACTACAAGATTTTACACCGGATTCAGATATTGACTGGGGTAAATCTATCCATGAAATAGATTTACAACTATATAAGAAATATGACCTTGATGAAGAAGAAATTGAATTTATTGAAACGCATGTAAAGGAGATGTCCTAA
- a CDS encoding DEAD/DEAH box helicase family protein yields MAAISIKTAIRVNPQCYAYTLPEVPSKNGWTKIGFTERDVNVRISEQLHTAGLKPNICWHLLATYRTEPFGNFTDKDFHLYLKKLGFERESSTEWFKIDPNIAKLNYNDFTENHGVVNNATDTACPYTLRDEQNDAVEMTLKYFNSHKDGEFLWNAKPRFGKTLAAYDLCKRMKAKNILIVTNRPAIANSWYSDYETFLGTESGLYFVSNVDGIKDKKYVYSRSEYVYKVSKEDNDDRGCIQFVSLQDLKGSIYFGGQYDKLMEVSDTRDEKGNYKGILWDILIIDEAHEGVDTYKTDIAFDHIRRSHTLHLSGTPFKALANDKFPQDAIYNWTYADEQAKKRDWDQKDELENPYENLPCLNLYTYQMSDIIKDKLTKGIELDNNMEEYAFDLNEFFATNESGKFVHDTDVDKFLDALTKQEKFPFSTEELRNELKHTFWLLNRVASVKALAKKLELHPIFREYKVIIAAGNGKLDDESESSKSFDRVTEAIKEYEKTITLSVGQLTTGVTIKEWSAVLMLSNMSSPSLYMQAAFRAQNPCLFKGSNGGFYRKKNAYVFDFDPARTLNIFEKFANDLIPQYSGNNMDVDIRKHNIKALLNFFPVYGEDDSGEMMLLDAESVLSIPRHIYAKEVVERGFMSNFLFANVSGIFAAPREIIDIINNMQAIEEPTTLNRVNIDENTSVELCINDKGNVEISKEQVIGTAKDLFGEKIYSTVSTGLENMADEIVKDREANPQPKKNELDELQKKFSKPLTDIMMETVKQKYGNDLKKSTQNQLERDIHNKTSVIVKHKYGEYTINANKLEKEKEEKIVEAQNRGASMIDISKLDEEYNNRKIEIYNQLVHDIKDKLDSEDTVKSMTYDIVETVETEKLNKEKESIEGSIRDHLRGFSRTIPAFLMAYGDENTTLENFDSLVPEDVFFEVTRSTQSDEGVTLAQFRMLRDGGFYYEKDESGNDIRDEAHKKYFEGHLFDEVVFNDAVAEFMKKRAELADYFSESSDGDIFDYIPPQRTNQIFTPKLVVKDMVNMLEKENPGCFDNPDSTFADLYMKSGMYITEIVKRLFQSNKMKELFPDETIRLNHIFSNQVYGCAPTEIIYQICRRYILGFSDRIKIEKDNIRLCDTLEYVKNGELEDKIRELFD; encoded by the coding sequence ATGGCAGCAATAAGTATAAAGACAGCTATAAGAGTAAACCCACAGTGTTATGCATATACCTTGCCTGAAGTGCCATCAAAGAATGGCTGGACAAAGATTGGATTCACTGAAAGAGATGTAAATGTTCGTATATCAGAACAACTACATACTGCAGGATTAAAGCCTAATATATGCTGGCATTTACTGGCAACTTATAGGACTGAGCCATTTGGAAATTTTACAGATAAAGACTTTCATCTATATTTAAAGAAGCTGGGATTTGAAAGAGAAAGCAGTACAGAATGGTTTAAAATAGATCCTAATATTGCAAAGTTAAATTATAATGATTTTACAGAAAATCATGGAGTAGTAAATAATGCCACAGACACAGCATGTCCATACACACTTAGAGATGAGCAAAATGATGCAGTTGAGATGACTTTGAAATATTTCAATTCTCATAAAGATGGTGAATTTCTTTGGAATGCAAAGCCACGTTTTGGTAAGACTCTCGCAGCATATGATTTATGTAAGAGAATGAAAGCTAAAAATATTTTGATAGTGACGAATCGTCCGGCTATAGCTAACTCATGGTATTCAGATTATGAGACATTTCTTGGTACTGAGTCAGGACTTTATTTTGTCAGCAATGTAGATGGAATCAAGGATAAGAAGTATGTATATAGTCGCAGTGAATATGTATATAAAGTAAGTAAAGAAGATAATGATGACAGAGGATGCATACAGTTTGTCAGTTTACAAGATCTCAAAGGTTCTATATATTTTGGCGGTCAGTATGACAAGCTTATGGAAGTTAGTGATACAAGGGATGAAAAAGGAAACTATAAGGGAATACTTTGGGATATACTTATAATAGATGAAGCACATGAGGGTGTGGACACTTATAAGACAGATATAGCTTTTGATCATATTAGAAGAAGCCATACCCTACATCTTTCAGGAACACCGTTTAAGGCATTGGCAAATGATAAATTTCCGCAAGATGCTATATACAACTGGACTTATGCTGATGAACAGGCAAAGAAGAGGGATTGGGATCAGAAGGATGAGTTGGAGAATCCATATGAAAACTTGCCATGTTTGAATCTGTATACCTATCAAATGTCAGATATTATAAAAGATAAGCTGACTAAAGGTATAGAGCTTGATAATAATATGGAAGAGTACGCTTTTGATTTAAACGAGTTCTTTGCGACAAATGAATCAGGTAAGTTTGTACATGATACCGATGTGGATAAATTCTTAGATGCATTGACAAAACAAGAGAAATTTCCATTTTCAACAGAGGAATTGAGAAATGAACTGAAGCATACCTTTTGGCTCTTAAATAGAGTGGCAAGTGTTAAGGCTTTAGCTAAGAAACTCGAATTACATCCGATATTTAGAGAATATAAGGTGATTATAGCAGCAGGTAATGGAAAGCTGGATGACGAGAGTGAGAGTAGTAAGTCTTTTGATCGTGTTACAGAAGCAATAAAAGAATATGAGAAGACTATTACACTCTCAGTGGGACAGCTTACTACAGGTGTTACTATAAAGGAGTGGAGTGCAGTATTGATGCTGTCAAATATGTCATCACCTTCACTATATATGCAGGCTGCATTTCGTGCACAAAACCCATGTTTATTCAAAGGTAGCAATGGTGGATTTTACAGAAAAAAGAATGCATATGTATTTGACTTTGACCCGGCTCGTACACTTAATATTTTTGAAAAGTTTGCAAATGATTTAATTCCACAATATTCCGGTAATAATATGGATGTTGATATAAGAAAACACAATATAAAGGCATTGTTAAACTTCTTTCCGGTATATGGTGAGGACGACAGTGGTGAGATGATGCTTTTGGATGCAGAATCTGTACTTTCTATTCCAAGACATATATATGCAAAAGAGGTTGTAGAGCGTGGTTTTATGTCAAATTTCTTATTTGCGAATGTTTCAGGTATATTTGCAGCACCAAGAGAAATTATTGATATTATAAACAATATGCAGGCAATAGAAGAACCGACGACATTGAACAGAGTGAATATAGATGAAAATACAAGTGTTGAGCTATGTATCAATGATAAAGGCAATGTGGAAATATCTAAAGAACAAGTGATAGGAACTGCAAAGGATTTGTTCGGTGAAAAGATATATTCAACTGTAAGCACAGGTTTAGAAAATATGGCTGATGAGATTGTAAAGGATCGTGAAGCTAATCCACAACCGAAAAAGAACGAACTTGATGAGTTACAAAAGAAGTTCAGTAAGCCTTTAACTGATATCATGATGGAAACAGTTAAACAGAAATATGGTAATGATTTGAAAAAGTCTACACAAAATCAGCTTGAAAGAGATATTCACAATAAGACATCTGTTATCGTAAAACATAAATACGGCGAGTATACAATAAACGCAAATAAACTTGAAAAGGAGAAGGAAGAAAAAATAGTCGAAGCACAAAATAGAGGTGCTTCAATGATAGATATAAGTAAGCTTGATGAAGAGTACAATAATAGAAAAATAGAAATCTACAATCAATTGGTACATGATATTAAGGACAAGCTTGATAGTGAGGATACAGTTAAAAGCATGACTTATGATATAGTAGAAACTGTAGAGACTGAAAAGCTGAATAAAGAGAAGGAGTCTATTGAAGGCAGTATAAGGGATCATTTAAGAGGCTTTTCAAGAACTATTCCGGCATTTCTTATGGCATATGGTGATGAGAACACAACTCTGGAAAACTTTGATTCATTGGTTCCTGAAGATGTATTTTTTGAGGTTACAAGAAGTACACAAAGTGATGAGGGCGTTACATTAGCGCAGTTTCGCATGTTACGTGACGGAGGATTCTACTATGAAAAGGATGAATCAGGTAATGATATAAGGGATGAAGCACATAAAAAGTATTTTGAAGGACATCTTTTTGATGAGGTGGTTTTTAATGATGCAGTTGCAGAATTTATGAAGAAAAGAGCTGAACTGGCAGATTATTTTAGTGAATCAAGTGACGGTGATATATTTGATTATATACCACCTCAAAGGACAAATCAGATTTTTACACCGAAACTGGTAGTAAAAGATATGGTAAATATGCTTGAAAAAGAAAATCCGGGATGCTTTGATAATCCTGATTCTACATTTGCAGACCTCTATATGAAATCAGGTATGTATATAACAGAAATAGTAAAAAGACTTTTTCAAAGCAATAAAATGAAGGAACTCTTTCCGGATGAAACTATACGATTGAACCATATATTTTCAAATCAGGTTTATGGATGTGCACCAACAGAGATTATCTATCAAATTTGCCGAAGATATATACTTGGATTTAGCGATAGAATAAAGATTGAAAAAGATAATATTAGGCTTTGTGATACATTGGAATATGTAAAAAATGGTGAATTAGAAGATAAGATTAGGGAACTGTTTGATTAA
- a CDS encoding metal-dependent hydrolase: MMLGKTHFSVGMAAGLAVCRPQSLAILVAGTAVAGFGGIISDIDVGTSDAHNKVDHIIGLAMGAIVGVVIADAVFHVGIYNRLMADSNIARIIIGTLAFLGICIFGMKQPHRSFMHSILALLGLSFFVYMIFPDVAPYFSIGFASHMVIDAFNGKREKLFWPIGKGFALRMCSSNGMINNLLFHLSNIATVILILTSRSVFSILLMVMGFLKR; this comes from the coding sequence ATGATGCTAGGTAAGACACATTTTTCAGTAGGAATGGCGGCAGGACTTGCAGTATGTAGGCCACAGAGCCTCGCAATATTGGTTGCAGGCACAGCAGTAGCAGGATTTGGAGGTATTATCAGCGATATAGATGTTGGAACATCTGATGCTCATAATAAAGTGGATCATATTATAGGTTTGGCTATGGGTGCTATTGTGGGAGTGGTGATTGCAGATGCAGTTTTTCATGTAGGTATATATAATAGACTGATGGCAGACAGCAATATTGCTAGAATCATTATAGGAACATTAGCTTTTTTAGGAATATGTATTTTTGGGATGAAACAGCCACATAGATCATTTATGCACTCAATACTGGCATTACTTGGTCTTAGCTTTTTTGTATACATGATTTTTCCGGATGTGGCACCATATTTTAGTATAGGCTTTGCATCACATATGGTTATTGATGCATTTAACGGAAAGCGTGAGAAGCTGTTTTGGCCTATAGGCAAAGGGTTCGCTTTGAGAATGTGTTCGTCTAATGGTATGATAAATAACTTGTTATTTCATTTGTCAAATATAGCTACAGTGATACTTATACTTACTTCAAGATCAGTATTTTCTATATTACTTATGGTAATGGGATTTTTAAAAAGATAA
- a CDS encoding ankyrin repeat domain-containing protein, protein MVEKQKEIPFLCLKMKELREKHKCSLEDMVKKIKKCEGIIFEKSSLSRAENGERTEKTLKEYAIRYCKAFDMSDEQIEQFLRGEKIVVIDTSALLKNVQLIDELNEEYNKVIIPKVVVNELNRIKDNKTSAYGKKAWEILRGISYGDKIVSMEYTGANKNIKNDEKIIFIANEASKKYHAKVDIITNDIDYSVCLKNDKNISALHLEKYMATKQLIINTGRLDIINDFFADSYESMGHLSVDEVNACMRDGYTLIISTIRAKSKPISQRKAKIKWLISLGADINKRDNARRYFPPLSHAIQVKDYDMFRFLLVECRANPNVGSRNPYGCEKLRQKNEGNMPLMIAAWHGMEKFVKVLCEDERTSINQQDANGFTALMKACMNGHFENKTKDIRNILIEAGADTKIVDMNGKSYIDWIDEYKKKGTMIKDYRKSRKDNGNR, encoded by the coding sequence ATGGTAGAAAAGCAAAAAGAGATTCCTTTTTTATGCTTAAAGATGAAAGAACTTAGAGAAAAACATAAATGTAGTTTAGAGGATATGGTAAAAAAGATAAAAAAATGTGAGGGAATAATATTTGAAAAGTCTTCTTTATCTCGTGCTGAAAATGGTGAAAGAACTGAAAAAACTTTAAAAGAGTATGCTATCAGGTATTGTAAAGCTTTTGATATGTCGGATGAGCAAATAGAACAGTTTTTAAGAGGAGAAAAGATAGTTGTAATAGATACTTCAGCACTACTTAAGAATGTTCAGCTTATAGATGAGCTGAATGAGGAATACAATAAGGTAATTATTCCTAAAGTCGTAGTAAATGAGTTAAATAGAATTAAGGATAATAAAACATCAGCATATGGAAAAAAGGCTTGGGAGATACTTAGAGGGATAAGTTATGGTGATAAGATTGTATCAATGGAATATACAGGTGCAAATAAAAATATAAAAAATGATGAGAAGATTATATTTATTGCAAATGAGGCTTCAAAAAAATACCATGCCAAAGTGGATATTATAACGAATGATATAGACTATTCGGTATGTCTAAAGAATGATAAGAACATATCAGCATTACATTTAGAAAAATATATGGCTACAAAACAGCTGATTATAAATACCGGAAGGCTGGATATTATAAATGATTTTTTTGCTGATTCTTATGAAAGTATGGGTCATCTAAGTGTAGATGAAGTAAATGCATGTATGAGAGATGGATATACATTGATTATTTCTACCATAAGAGCAAAGTCAAAGCCTATAAGTCAAAGAAAAGCCAAAATAAAATGGCTGATATCATTGGGAGCGGATATAAATAAAAGAGATAATGCAAGGAGATATTTCCCACCACTCTCACATGCAATACAGGTAAAAGATTATGATATGTTCCGGTTTTTGTTGGTTGAATGTAGAGCAAATCCAAATGTAGGCAGTAGAAATCCTTATGGTTGTGAAAAGCTAAGGCAAAAGAATGAAGGCAATATGCCACTGATGATTGCTGCATGGCATGGAATGGAGAAGTTTGTAAAGGTATTATGTGAAGATGAAAGAACCAGCATAAATCAACAGGATGCCAATGGTTTTACTGCACTTATGAAAGCATGTATGAATGGTCATTTTGAAAATAAAACCAAAGATATAAGAAATATTTTGATTGAGGCGGGTGCTGATACAAAGATTGTGGATATGAATGGTAAGTCCTATATTGACTGGATAGATGAATACAAGAAAAAAGGAACTATGATAAAAGACTATAGAAAGAGTAGAAAAGATAATGGAAATAGATAG
- a CDS encoding radical SAM protein has product MEIDRVCISINNRCNLNCKYCHFHEKKDAIKKSSMDVIKILDNIISYIESKDIKLFKIGFVGNGEPLLEYDDLKRYILYISDYIKNGEIMAYSITNGLLLNADMIKFFEENRINLGFSIDGIEKIHDMYRCNTHRMVMDKIELYKQVTGRYPSMNCTVGKEVIKEEEATIKFFERFDNRITFSRMIGEYGISLDEFNSFLGNAKKRLNIRMGGYDCTMYGGLCGAGINNFFFANGKVFLCGNCVDLKAISDSNIKIIELEKIYLDFDRTKCYKEMICD; this is encoded by the coding sequence ATGGAAATAGATAGGGTATGTATTTCAATAAATAATAGATGCAATTTGAACTGTAAATACTGTCATTTTCATGAGAAAAAAGATGCTATTAAGAAATCTTCAATGGATGTGATAAAGATTTTGGATAATATTATTTCATATATTGAAAGTAAGGATATTAAGCTTTTCAAGATAGGATTTGTAGGGAATGGAGAACCATTGCTTGAATACGATGATTTAAAAAGATATATATTATACATTTCTGATTATATAAAAAATGGGGAAATTATGGCATATTCGATTACAAATGGACTTTTACTGAATGCGGACATGATAAAGTTCTTTGAAGAAAACAGAATTAATCTAGGATTTTCAATAGATGGAATTGAGAAAATACATGATATGTATCGCTGTAATACACATAGAATGGTAATGGATAAAATAGAACTCTATAAGCAGGTTACAGGCAGGTATCCAAGTATGAACTGCACTGTAGGCAAAGAAGTGATAAAGGAGGAAGAAGCTACGATTAAATTTTTTGAAAGATTTGATAATAGAATCACTTTTTCAAGGATGATTGGAGAATATGGTATTTCCCTAGATGAGTTCAACAGTTTCTTGGGTAATGCAAAGAAGAGATTGAATATTCGTATGGGAGGCTATGATTGCACTATGTATGGGGGACTGTGTGGGGCAGGCATTAACAATTTCTTTTTTGCTAATGGAAAGGTATTTTTATGTGGAAACTGTGTGGATTTGAAGGCTATATCAGATAGTAATATTAAAATAATTGAGCTTGAAAAAATATATTTGGATTTTGATAGAACAAAATGCTATAAGGAGATGATATGCGATTAG